A single window of Polaribacter sp. SA4-10 DNA harbors:
- a CDS encoding ThiF family adenylyltransferase — translation MSWLERTELLVQKEGLEKLKKANILVVGLGGVGSYAAEFIARAGVHKMTLVDGDVFDETNKNRQLPALNSTIGLPKVTVLASRLKDINPAIELTLLEEFLSPERAYEIVSKEYDYVLDCIDSITPKVNLLVAARRKKVKIISSMGAGGKLDATKIRIKDISKTRNCTMARVLRKRLKERKVNKGIKAVYSEEFQISESVKMTDGTNFKKSYYGTISYMPAAFGLQAAAHVINFIIKSNK, via the coding sequence ATGAGTTGGTTAGAACGCACAGAGTTATTAGTGCAAAAAGAAGGATTAGAGAAATTAAAAAAAGCCAATATTTTAGTTGTTGGTTTAGGAGGCGTAGGTTCTTATGCAGCAGAATTTATTGCAAGAGCAGGTGTACATAAAATGACGCTTGTAGATGGCGATGTTTTTGATGAAACTAATAAAAATAGACAATTACCTGCATTAAACTCTACAATTGGTTTGCCTAAAGTAACCGTTTTGGCAAGTCGATTAAAAGATATAAATCCAGCTATTGAACTTACCCTTTTAGAAGAATTTTTATCACCAGAAAGAGCGTATGAAATTGTATCAAAAGAATATGATTATGTATTGGATTGCATAGATAGTATTACGCCAAAAGTTAATTTACTAGTTGCTGCAAGAAGAAAAAAAGTTAAAATTATTAGCTCAATGGGAGCAGGAGGAAAGTTAGATGCAACTAAAATTAGAATAAAAGATATAAGTAAAACAAGAAACTGTACAATGGCACGTGTTTTACGTAAAAGATTAAAAGAACGGAAAGTAAATAAAGGTATAAAAGCGGTGTATTCTGAAGAATTTCAAATTTCTGAAAGTGTAAAAATGACAGATGGTACCAATTTTAAAAAATCATATTATGGTACAATTAGTTATATGCCAGCGGCTTTTGGTTTACAAGCAGCAGCTCATGTTATTAATTTTATCATAAAAAGTAATAAATAG
- a CDS encoding prephenate dehydrogenase — MKNIYMIGIGLIGGSFAIDIKKNNPNAVIHGISRKDETLNKALELNLIDEKATLDDIKNADLVIVSIPVDATVKLLPTILDKISENGLVVDAGSTKEAICKAVEHHPKRRNFLACHPIAGTEKSGPTAAISGLYVGKTNIICEVEKTTFKLQEKALKLFTDIGMRIRYMDPVSHDKHIAYVSHLSHISAFMLGKTVINKEKNERDIFDMAGSGFESTVRLAKSSPAMWTPIFKQNKENVIETLEEYINNLQQFKELMIKGDFEAIYKEMESTNHIKQILNGIK, encoded by the coding sequence ATGAAAAATATATACATGATTGGTATTGGTTTAATAGGCGGTAGTTTTGCTATCGACATTAAAAAAAACAATCCAAATGCTGTTATTCACGGAATTAGCAGAAAAGATGAAACCTTAAATAAGGCGTTAGAATTGAATCTAATTGATGAAAAAGCAACTTTAGATGATATAAAAAATGCAGACTTAGTAATTGTTTCAATTCCTGTAGATGCCACTGTAAAATTATTACCAACTATTTTAGATAAAATCTCTGAGAATGGTTTAGTAGTGGATGCTGGCTCAACAAAAGAAGCAATTTGTAAGGCCGTTGAACATCATCCAAAAAGAAGAAATTTTTTAGCATGTCATCCAATTGCAGGTACAGAGAAATCTGGACCAACAGCTGCAATTTCTGGCTTATACGTTGGAAAAACGAATATTATTTGCGAAGTTGAAAAAACAACTTTCAAGCTTCAAGAGAAAGCATTAAAGCTTTTTACAGACATTGGAATGCGTATTAGATACATGGATCCTGTTTCTCATGATAAGCATATTGCGTATGTTTCGCACTTATCTCACATTAGTGCATTTATGTTGGGTAAAACGGTTATCAATAAAGAGAAAAATGAACGCGATATTTTTGACATGGCAGGTTCAGGTTTTGAATCAACAGTTCGTTTGGCAAAAAGTTCACCAGCAATGTGGACACCAATTTTTAAACAGAATAAAGAGAATGTTATAGAGACATTAGAAGAATATATTAACAATCTTCAACAATTTAAAGAGTTGATGATAAAAGGCGATTTTGAAGCAATCTATAAAGAAATGGAAAGCACAAATCACATAAAGCAAATATTAAACGGCATAAAATAA
- a CDS encoding YceI family protein has protein sequence MKKIILSLVVVASVLTACKQNKKEKVDVKEAVKVVVNVDELNNVDATSSVLTWIGTKPTGAHNGTVALKSGGLLVENGKLTQGVFVIDMSTITNVDMAGADGAGKIEGHLKSADFFDVAAYPTAKFVITSVVEAEGKLAVTGNLQIKDVTKSITIPAMISEEGGVTTFKSDVFNVDRADFNVKYGSKRWIEGLKDKFINDLMEMSFEVKTKA, from the coding sequence ATGAAAAAAATAATCTTATCATTAGTAGTAGTAGCATCAGTTTTAACGGCATGCAAACAAAATAAAAAAGAAAAAGTAGACGTTAAAGAAGCTGTAAAAGTAGTTGTAAATGTTGACGAATTAAATAATGTAGACGCAACATCTTCTGTGTTAACATGGATAGGAACAAAACCAACAGGAGCACATAATGGAACTGTAGCTTTAAAAAGTGGAGGTTTACTTGTAGAAAATGGTAAATTAACTCAAGGAGTATTTGTTATAGATATGAGTACTATTACAAATGTAGATATGGCTGGAGCTGATGGAGCAGGAAAAATAGAAGGTCATTTAAAATCAGCAGATTTCTTTGATGTAGCTGCATATCCAACTGCAAAATTTGTAATTACTTCTGTAGTGGAAGCTGAAGGGAAATTAGCAGTTACTGGTAATTTACAAATTAAAGATGTTACAAAGAGTATTACAATACCTGCAATGATTTCTGAAGAAGGTGGAGTAACTACTTTTAAAAGTGATGTTTTTAACGTTGACAGAGCAGATTTTAATGTAAAATATGGTTCTAAAAGATGGATAGAAGGCTTAAAAGATAAGTTTATAAATGACTTAATGGAAATGTCTTTTGAAGTAAAAACGAAAGCATAA
- a CDS encoding CPBP family glutamic-type intramembrane protease codes for MQSTRYKSLELLIIFVLIPLSFAFNYAPILKLVIGILGFSYIIYVLFKIEKIKIEIEKNINWKAFWKSTIIKLLIIMVITSLFVWFTDAKNLFTVMLNKPKLWVLILLFYSLFSVYPQELLYRTFFFKRYEHLFKNEKLFIFINALLFSLTHLFFKNTLVLLLTFIGGILFAITFKKSKSTLLVSIEHSIYGCWLFTVGMGNMLGFPS; via the coding sequence ATGCAATCTACCCGCTATAAGTCTCTTGAGCTTTTAATAATTTTTGTTCTAATCCCTTTAAGTTTTGCATTTAATTATGCACCTATTTTAAAATTAGTAATTGGTATTTTAGGTTTTAGCTATATTATTTATGTGTTGTTTAAAATTGAAAAAATTAAAATTGAAATTGAAAAAAATATCAATTGGAAAGCCTTTTGGAAATCAACAATCATTAAATTATTAATTATTATGGTTATCACATCACTTTTTGTTTGGTTTACAGATGCAAAAAATCTCTTTACGGTGATGCTTAACAAACCCAAATTATGGGTGCTAATTTTACTCTTTTATTCTTTATTTTCAGTGTATCCCCAGGAGTTACTCTACAGAACTTTCTTTTTTAAACGCTATGAACACTTATTTAAAAATGAAAAATTATTTATTTTTATAAATGCCCTATTATTCTCTTTGACTCATTTATTTTTTAAAAACACATTGGTGCTGCTACTTACTTTTATTGGTGGAATTTTATTTGCAATCACCTTTAAAAAGTCTAAATCAACTTTACTAGTTTCTATTGAACATAGTATTTATGGTTGCTGGTTGTTTACTGTAGGAATGGGAAATATGCTTGGTTTTCCCTCTTAA
- a CDS encoding TatD family hydrolase, which produces MYYFDIHTHSVSLDENVFSILNKYPNSSDFSNPFSIGIHPWFIQKATLEKELLIVEEKLELKNCFALGECGLDKMIEVDFNLQVVVFKKQVVLSEKYQKPLIIHCVRAIQEIIQLKKELQPKQKWIFHGFNKNLQVAEDVLKNGFVLSFGAAIIKNKKLQEVISEIPLDVVLLETDDSKITIKEVYQKLSEIKKIEVEALLKKIHQNFNKIFIR; this is translated from the coding sequence ATGTATTATTTTGATATACATACACATAGTGTCTCTTTAGATGAAAATGTGTTTTCAATTTTAAATAAATATCCAAATTCTTCAGATTTTTCAAACCCTTTTTCTATAGGAATTCATCCTTGGTTTATACAAAAAGCAACTTTAGAAAAAGAACTTTTAATTGTAGAAGAAAAATTAGAATTAAAAAATTGCTTCGCTTTAGGAGAATGTGGTTTAGATAAAATGATTGAAGTAGATTTTAACCTTCAAGTTGTCGTTTTTAAAAAGCAAGTAGTACTTTCAGAAAAATATCAAAAACCCTTAATTATACATTGCGTAAGAGCGATTCAAGAAATTATTCAACTTAAAAAAGAGTTGCAACCTAAACAGAAATGGATATTTCATGGTTTTAATAAGAACCTACAAGTTGCTGAAGATGTATTAAAAAACGGATTTGTATTGTCTTTTGGGGCAGCAATTATCAAAAACAAAAAACTACAAGAAGTAATTTCTGAAATTCCGTTAGACGTTGTTTTGTTAGAAACAGATGATTCTAAAATAACAATTAAAGAAGTTTATCAAAAATTATCAGAAATAAAAAAGATAGAAGTTGAAGCACTTCTAAAAAAAATACATCAAAATTTTAATAAAATATTTATAAGATGA
- a CDS encoding aminotransferase class I/II-fold pyridoxal phosphate-dependent enzyme, protein MKFNPADNIQDLQYFGEFGGVNPSISDSSTYTFLSAKTMFDTFEGNADGCYLYSRHSTPSNLHLGGALAAMEGTETANVSASGMGAITPVLMQLCGAGDHIVSSRTIYGGTYAFLKNFIPRFNVKTTFVDITKLAIVEAAITKNTKVLYCESVSNPLLEVADIAGLSALAKKYNLKLIVDNTFSPLSISPAKLGADIVVHSLTKYINGSSDSVGGVVCGTQEFINDLRNVNDGASMLLGATMDSLRASSVLKNMRTLHLRMKQHSYNATFLADKFEVDGLKTVYPGLTSHPSHKLFKKMMNAEYGFGGMLTIDVGSLEKANELMELMQHKNLGNLAVSLGFYKTLFSAPGSSTSSEIPEDEQKEMGLSNGLIRFSIGLDNDIERTYQSMKACMKEIGVL, encoded by the coding sequence ATGAAATTCAACCCAGCAGATAATATTCAAGATTTACAATACTTTGGCGAATTTGGAGGTGTAAACCCATCAATTTCAGATTCATCTACTTATACTTTTTTATCAGCAAAAACAATGTTTGATACTTTTGAAGGAAATGCAGATGGTTGTTATCTATATTCACGTCATTCTACACCAAGTAATTTACATTTAGGAGGAGCTTTGGCCGCAATGGAAGGAACAGAAACTGCAAATGTTTCAGCTTCTGGTATGGGCGCAATTACGCCAGTTTTAATGCAATTATGCGGTGCTGGAGATCATATCGTATCTAGTAGAACAATTTATGGAGGAACGTATGCTTTTCTTAAGAATTTTATTCCAAGATTTAATGTAAAAACAACTTTTGTAGATATTACAAAATTAGCTATTGTAGAAGCAGCAATCACAAAAAACACCAAAGTTTTGTATTGTGAATCTGTTAGTAATCCGCTTTTAGAAGTTGCAGATATTGCAGGTTTATCCGCTTTAGCGAAAAAATACAATTTAAAATTAATTGTAGATAACACCTTTTCACCGTTATCTATTTCACCAGCAAAATTAGGCGCAGATATTGTTGTGCACAGTTTAACAAAATATATAAATGGTTCTTCAGATAGTGTTGGAGGTGTTGTTTGTGGTACACAAGAATTTATTAACGATTTACGAAATGTAAATGATGGAGCAAGCATGTTATTGGGTGCTACGATGGATAGTTTAAGAGCTTCATCAGTTTTAAAAAACATGAGAACGCTACATCTTAGAATGAAGCAACATAGTTATAATGCAACTTTTTTAGCAGATAAATTTGAAGTTGATGGGTTAAAAACGGTGTACCCAGGATTAACATCTCATCCTTCTCATAAACTTTTTAAAAAGATGATGAATGCAGAATATGGATTTGGCGGTATGTTAACAATTGATGTTGGTTCTTTAGAAAAAGCAAATGAATTAATGGAATTAATGCAGCACAAAAACCTTGGTAATTTAGCGGTAAGTTTAGGTTTTTATAAAACATTATTTTCTGCTCCGGGCAGTTCAACGTCATCAGAAATACCAGAAGATGAACAAAAAGAAATGGGCTTATCTAATGGTTTAATTCGTTTTTCTATTGGTTTAGATAATGATATTGAAAGAACGTATCAATCAATGAAGGCCTGTATGAAAGAAATAGGAGTTTTATAA
- a CDS encoding MarC family protein — MNEVIAFGILSFTSFFTLINPFGTMPIFMTMTADLDKSHRTKTAQKAAIVSFLTIIVFAFSGQVLFNFFGISVNSFRVVGGVIFFLMGMDMLQARLGKVKMKESEIKTYVDDISVTPLAIPMICGPGAMTNAIVMMEDADSIEKKIALILGAFVVILCTYLILYSASKIIKILGQTGINVMMRLMGLIVMVIAVEFFFSGLKPILIDIFK, encoded by the coding sequence ATGAATGAAGTAATCGCTTTCGGAATTTTATCTTTTACGTCTTTTTTTACGTTGATAAACCCATTTGGTACTATGCCAATTTTTATGACTATGACGGCAGACTTAGATAAAAGTCATAGAACAAAAACAGCACAAAAAGCAGCTATTGTTAGTTTTTTAACTATTATAGTTTTCGCTTTTTCTGGTCAGGTTTTATTTAATTTTTTTGGCATTTCTGTAAATAGTTTTAGAGTAGTTGGTGGTGTAATTTTCTTTTTAATGGGAATGGATATGTTACAAGCAAGACTTGGAAAAGTAAAAATGAAAGAGTCTGAAATTAAAACCTATGTAGATGATATTTCTGTAACACCCTTAGCAATTCCAATGATTTGTGGTCCTGGAGCAATGACAAATGCAATTGTTATGATGGAAGATGCAGATTCTATAGAGAAAAAAATAGCTTTAATATTAGGAGCTTTTGTTGTTATTTTATGTACCTATTTAATCCTTTATAGCGCTTCAAAAATTATAAAAATTTTGGGTCAAACAGGCATAAATGTTATGATGCGTTTAATGGGATTAATAGTAATGGTAATTGCTGTAGAGTTTTTCTTTAGCGGTTTAAAACCAATATTAATAGATATATTTAAATAG
- a CDS encoding Lrp/AsnC family transcriptional regulator: protein MHLDATDKKLINLLQNDSKQTTKQLSLQLNLSVTAIYERIKKLENQKVINKYVAIINKHKIEKSFLVFCHVKLIQHSKEYVTTFEREILKLEEVSECFHVSGDYDYILKIYVKDMDEYRGFMVTKLTAIKHIGSTHSTFAIEQVKNTTAINL from the coding sequence ATGCATTTAGACGCTACAGATAAGAAACTCATCAATTTATTACAAAATGATAGCAAACAAACTACAAAACAGTTGTCTTTACAACTCAATTTATCTGTAACGGCTATTTATGAGCGTATTAAGAAATTAGAAAATCAAAAGGTGATTAACAAGTATGTTGCGATCATCAACAAACATAAAATTGAAAAGTCTTTTTTGGTTTTTTGTCATGTAAAATTAATTCAACATTCTAAAGAATATGTAACTACGTTTGAGCGTGAAATTCTAAAATTGGAAGAAGTTTCTGAATGTTTTCACGTAAGTGGAGATTATGACTACATCTTAAAAATCTATGTAAAAGACATGGATGAATATCGAGGTTTTATGGTAACAAAACTAACCGCTATTAAACATATTGGAAGCACACACAGTACTTTTGCTATTGAACAAGTAAAAAACACAACCGCTATAAACCTATAA
- the rsgA gene encoding ribosome small subunit-dependent GTPase A, which yields MKGIVYKSTGSWYHVKSADGDFHQCRIKGKFRIKDIKSTNPIAVGDKVVFDLEKKGDEETGVIKTILDRDNFIVRKSVNLSKQTHIIAANIDQVFLLITINNPPTLTTFIDRFLVSTRAYRIDTILVFNKIDSYQIEERAEILYLKDIYEKIGYRCVEVSATESINVDKIKEMMLGKTSMFVGHSGVGKSTLVNAIEPSLNLKTKEISDQHSQGKHTTTFAEMFDLSFDARIIDTPGIKGFGVVDIDKYELGDYFPEFFKLKEHCKFNNCIHVKEPNCAVKEALEAEEISWSRYKSYLQIIDGEEENYRTDIRNQEENE from the coding sequence ATGAAAGGAATTGTTTATAAATCTACAGGAAGTTGGTATCATGTAAAATCTGCAGATGGTGATTTTCATCAGTGTAGAATTAAAGGAAAATTTAGAATAAAAGACATTAAAAGCACAAACCCTATTGCAGTTGGTGATAAGGTGGTTTTTGATTTAGAGAAAAAAGGAGATGAAGAAACGGGCGTTATAAAAACTATTTTAGATAGAGATAATTTTATAGTTCGTAAATCTGTAAACCTTTCTAAACAAACGCATATAATTGCAGCAAATATAGACCAAGTGTTTTTGTTAATTACAATTAACAACCCACCAACATTAACCACTTTTATAGATCGTTTTCTAGTTTCTACCAGAGCGTATAGAATAGACACTATTTTGGTTTTTAATAAAATAGATTCTTACCAAATTGAAGAACGTGCAGAGATTTTATACCTTAAAGATATCTATGAAAAAATTGGGTATAGATGTGTAGAGGTTTCTGCTACAGAAAGTATAAATGTAGATAAGATTAAAGAAATGATGCTGGGTAAAACATCTATGTTTGTTGGCCATTCTGGAGTTGGTAAATCTACTTTGGTCAATGCCATAGAACCTTCTTTAAATTTAAAAACCAAAGAAATTTCTGATCAACATAGCCAAGGAAAGCATACAACCACCTTTGCCGAAATGTTCGATTTAAGTTTTGATGCAAGAATTATAGACACACCAGGAATTAAAGGTTTTGGTGTTGTAGATATAGATAAATACGAATTAGGAGATTATTTTCCAGAGTTTTTTAAACTGAAAGAACATTGTAAATTTAATAATTGTATTCATGTTAAAGAACCAAATTGTGCAGTTAAAGAAGCCTTAGAGGCTGAAGAAATTTCTTGGTCTCGTTATAAAAGTTACTTACAGATTATAGACGGCGAAGAAGAAAACTATAGAACAGATATTCGTAATCAAGAAGAGAACGAGTAA
- a CDS encoding bifunctional 3-deoxy-7-phosphoheptulonate synthase/chorismate mutase type II, translated as MENTKELRTWLDDMNLEHPLVIAGPCSAETEEQVLKIAHELKDSDVSYFRAGIWKPRTRPGMFEGVGEIGLRWLKKVKEETGMKTCTEVANAAHVKLAIENDVDLLWIGARSTVSPFIMQEIADALAGTDKIVLVKNPVNPDLALWLGGIERLYTAGIKNLGAIHRGFSTYEKTKYRNTPEWQLAIEFQNRFPDLPLINDPSHITGDREMIQDVSQIALDLNFNGLMIETHFDPENAWSDAAQQVTPTKLKSIMEELKIKKLTETASGYREPLENLRAQINIVDDQLIDLLGKRMQVADKIGALKKDQNVAVLQSRRWNEILGNMILEGDSKGLSEEFILKMFKAIHQESINHQEKVING; from the coding sequence ATGGAAAATACAAAAGAATTAAGAACATGGTTGGATGATATGAATTTAGAGCATCCTCTAGTAATAGCAGGGCCTTGTAGTGCAGAAACCGAAGAGCAGGTTTTAAAAATTGCACACGAATTAAAAGATTCTGATGTAAGTTATTTCCGAGCAGGAATTTGGAAACCAAGAACAAGACCAGGAATGTTTGAAGGTGTTGGAGAAATTGGTTTAAGATGGTTAAAGAAAGTAAAAGAAGAAACAGGTATGAAAACCTGTACAGAAGTTGCAAATGCAGCACACGTAAAATTAGCAATTGAAAACGATGTTGATTTATTGTGGATTGGTGCACGTTCTACAGTATCTCCTTTTATCATGCAAGAAATTGCAGATGCTTTAGCAGGAACAGATAAAATTGTATTAGTTAAAAACCCAGTAAATCCAGATTTAGCTTTATGGTTAGGTGGTATCGAAAGATTATATACTGCAGGAATTAAAAATCTTGGAGCAATACACAGAGGGTTTTCTACCTATGAGAAAACAAAATATAGAAATACACCAGAATGGCAATTAGCTATTGAATTTCAAAATAGATTTCCAGATTTACCTTTAATCAACGATCCATCTCATATTACAGGAGATAGAGAAATGATTCAAGATGTTTCTCAAATAGCTTTAGATTTAAATTTTAATGGTTTAATGATTGAAACTCATTTTGACCCTGAGAATGCATGGAGTGATGCTGCCCAGCAAGTTACACCAACAAAGTTAAAGTCTATAATGGAAGAATTAAAGATTAAGAAATTAACAGAAACAGCTTCTGGTTACAGAGAACCTTTGGAAAACTTAAGAGCTCAAATTAACATTGTAGATGACCAGTTAATTGATTTGTTAGGCAAGAGAATGCAGGTTGCAGATAAAATTGGCGCTTTAAAGAAAGATCAAAACGTTGCTGTTTTACAGTCTAGACGTTGGAATGAAATTCTTGGGAACATGATTTTAGAAGGTGATAGCAAAGGTTTAAGTGAAGAGTTTATTTTAAAAATGTTTAAAGCAATTCACCAAGAATCTATCAATCATCAAGAAAAGGTTATTAACGGATAA
- a CDS encoding metal-dependent hydrolase — protein MDSLTQIVLGAACGEIALGKKIGNKALLFGAIGGTIPDLDVFIGKFLYNNEIQAMAFHRGFMHSILFAILGCFFFGFITFKLYNSGKRKETTTLKGWIWLFFLALFTHPILDCFTPYGTQLFAPFSDYRVAFNNISVVDPFYTLPFLICMIIVLFYKRTNLKRLKWTKVGIYISSFYMVFTIGNKLHIDSVFKKSFKKAGVSMNRFSAQPSILNNILWYAVAESDTQYHLAFYSLFDKSSTSEKMIHINKNHDLIDMNDENLKTLAWFSNNYYHISKKDKIGTYKYTDLRYPMLNPDDLNTAVFNFTIFFGNNKWDILPFNGTPPNKEEFSKFTERFWGI, from the coding sequence ATGGATTCATTAACTCAAATTGTTTTAGGTGCTGCCTGTGGAGAAATTGCGCTTGGTAAAAAAATTGGAAACAAGGCATTATTATTTGGTGCGATTGGTGGAACAATACCAGATTTAGATGTATTTATTGGAAAGTTTTTATACAACAATGAAATACAAGCAATGGCTTTTCATAGAGGATTTATGCATTCCATTTTATTTGCAATTTTAGGTTGTTTCTTCTTCGGATTCATCACTTTTAAACTATACAATTCTGGGAAACGTAAAGAAACTACAACCTTAAAAGGTTGGATTTGGCTCTTCTTTTTAGCCCTTTTTACACACCCTATTTTAGATTGTTTTACGCCTTATGGAACGCAATTATTTGCACCTTTTTCTGATTATAGAGTTGCTTTTAATAACATTTCTGTAGTGGATCCTTTTTATACTTTACCTTTTTTAATATGTATGATAATTGTATTATTCTATAAAAGAACAAACCTTAAAAGATTAAAATGGACGAAAGTCGGAATTTATATTAGTTCTTTTTACATGGTTTTTACTATTGGAAATAAATTGCATATAGATTCCGTTTTTAAAAAATCCTTTAAAAAAGCAGGGGTTTCCATGAATCGTTTTTCTGCACAACCAAGTATTCTAAATAATATTTTATGGTATGCTGTTGCAGAAAGTGATACGCAATATCATTTGGCTTTTTATTCTTTGTTTGACAAAAGTTCTACATCAGAAAAAATGATACATATTAATAAAAATCATGATTTAATCGATATGAATGATGAAAACTTAAAAACCTTAGCTTGGTTTAGTAATAATTATTATCACATTTCTAAAAAAGATAAAATTGGCACATATAAATATACAGATTTACGTTACCCAATGTTAAATCCTGATGATCTAAATACTGCTGTTTTTAATTTTACCATTTTCTTTGGAAATAATAAATGGGATATTTTACCTTTTAACGGAACTCCTCCTAATAAGGAGGAGTTTTCTAAATTTACAGAACGTTTTTGGGGTATTTAA
- the dtd gene encoding D-aminoacyl-tRNA deacylase: MKVVIQRVSEATVTINKVKVADIKKGLLLLLGIVEADTQEDINWLVRKIANLRIFNDEQGVMNASLLEIDGDVIVVSQFTLHASTKKGNRPSYIKAAKPPIAIPLYENFVATLKKEINKKVQTGQFGADMKVALINDGPVTISIDSKNKE, translated from the coding sequence ATGAAAGTTGTTATTCAAAGAGTTTCTGAAGCAACTGTAACTATTAATAAAGTAAAAGTTGCAGATATTAAAAAAGGACTTCTACTTCTTTTAGGTATTGTTGAAGCCGATACGCAAGAAGATATTAATTGGCTGGTTAGAAAAATTGCAAATCTTAGAATTTTTAATGATGAACAGGGTGTAATGAATGCATCCTTATTAGAGATCGATGGAGACGTTATTGTTGTGAGTCAGTTTACGTTGCATGCATCAACAAAAAAAGGAAATAGACCTAGTTATATTAAAGCAGCAAAACCACCAATTGCCATTCCTTTGTATGAAAACTTTGTAGCAACTTTAAAAAAGGAAATTAATAAAAAAGTGCAAACAGGTCAGTTTGGAGCAGACATGAAAGTGGCATTGATAAATGATGGACCTGTTACTATTAGCATAGATTCTAAAAATAAAGAATAA